Sequence from the Pseudomonas sp. 7SR1 genome:
TCGATCTGGTCGTTCTTCCACAGCTCGGCGTCGGTGATAACGGTGATGGAACCCTGGCCGTGGTTCAGCTGCATCATGTGGGTGGCCTGGGCGCTGTTGGCCCAGGACTGGGCCAGGTTGTGCGGGTCTTCGAGGTGGAAGTCGGTGTCGAAGCCGACATAGGCCGGTGCTTCCTCGTCTTCCAGGTACAACTTGGTCAATTCGGGGTAGCGGTCCTTGATGAGCTCCGGCGCCGGCTCCTTGAGGTCCTCGCTCAAGAACTGGCGCAGGCGCACGCGGTCCAGCAGCAGGTCGCCGCTGCTGCCGGTGCTGTCGTCCCACAGCGCCTCGGCGACGAAGAGCAGGCGCCCGCCGGCCCGGGTCCAGTTCATCAACTGGTCGACTTCCCGCGGTGTCATGTCGCTTCGCTCTCCCAGCAACAGCAGGCTGCGTTGGCGTGGCTCCAGAGTCGGCAGCATGTTCAGGTCATTGGCGTGTTCGACCTTGATGCCTTGCTGGCGCAGGAAATGCTCGGCGGCCAGGTAAGGGTTGGCCTGGGCCTCGGGCGAAGGGCCGTGGTCGAGGGTTTCCTGGTAAGGCACCGCCTTGGAGCCCAGGTAGGCGACCATTGCCCCCAGCAGGACGATCGCCAGGACGGCGAGCAGCAACCCCGCGCGCCGGCTCATCGCGCCCTTCCCGGACCGAACAGCCCGCGCCAGCCGTCGCACAGTTCCTGTTGCAGGTCGGGCGATGGCGGGCGGTGCCCATAGGCGACGTTCTGCCAGTGCAGGGTCAGGAGCCTGCTGAACGCCAGCAGGTGTTCCTGCTGCAGCTGTTCGACGCGATGCAGCACCTGGCCCTCGGTATCGGCCGCTTTCAGGGCAACGCCGAACTCGTGATGCAAGCGACTGAGCAAGGCCCGGTACAGCAGGCCCAGGGCCTCACGGGGGGCTGTGCTCCAGAGCTGCTCGGCGCTGGCCGCCACATCTTCGGGCAGGCTTTCTTCACGGATATCCAGGCCGAACATTTGAACCGGTGCCGGTCGTTCTGGTGGCGGGCGTTTCGTCGCCCGGCGACTGGGCAGGGCCTGGAAGCGATCACGGTAGTGCCAGACCAGCCAGACGATCGCCCCGGCCAGGCAAGCCCAGAGCAGGACCTGGATCAGCGCGGCGGCGGTCTCGAAGCGCTGGCCGCCGAGCCACTGGAACAACGCCTTGAGCCAACCCGAGGGTTCGCCGTCCTCGTCGGGTTCTTCGGTTTCCTCGCCAAAGCGATAACGGGTCACGGTCTCGGTGTTCTTGAATGGCGGGGCCTGGAGGATCGCTTCGATGCTGTCCCTGGATGCCTCGCTGGTGAGGGGCTGATTGAGCAGCCGGGGGCTGTCAGGCGCGGTGTTGTCTTCGGCGGCCCAGGTCTTGGGCCCCAGGGGCAACAGCACCAGGGCCAGCAGCATGAGGACGGGCGCTACGCCGCTCAGGCGTTGGCGCAGGCGCCGGAACACCAGCTCGATGTCCCAGGCCTCCAGGATCGTGCGTCGATTCAGGTAGAGGCTGAAACCGCAGGCGACATATACCGGCTCCCAGAGGATCAGCAACAGGGGATACAGGAAGTTGATCAGGTGTTCGAACCACAACCAGTCGTTCTCGGCGACGGCGATCAAGGCCTGCCAGTCCCATTCCAGCTCAACCTGCTGCGGCACGAACAGGTAGAACAGGGCCATCAGGCCGAACCACAGGACCGTCTCCAGGTGCACGCCGATCACGGTCAGCCACTGCGCTGCGCCGCCGTTGCGTTGCAGCAGAACCCGCAAGCGCTGTTCCCGTGCTTGCCCGCAAAGGCCTTCGAGCTGCACCACCGGCATCAGGAAGCTGCGGCTCAGGCTCAGCCGGCGCCAGGTCAGGCTGGCGAGCAGTTGGGGCTTGAGCAGGGCGGGCCACTGGCGCAAGGCCTGCTTCAAGGTGGGTGTTTCGCCAAACAATGCCTTGGACAGGATATACAGCGGCAAGCGGTCGAAGGCCGGCTTCAACCACCAGAACACCACTATCACCAGGGACGGCGAATCCCACAGCAACAGCGACAACAGCGCATAGACCGGAAGCGTGACGATGGCCCAGCTGGTCATCAGCAGGCGGCGATGCCGCTGGCTCATCAGGATGCCCAGGTCCATGGCTTCCCAGGTGGTGCGCGGGCGGATGGCTACGCTGGCGTCACTCAGCCGCATGGCGTACCCGTCCGGCCAACAGCAGGTAGCTCAACACTAGCAGCCACAACAGGGCGCCGACCGTGTACTTGGTGGCGGGCGTCACGGCGCTGGAGGACCAGTAGGCTTCGATGAAGGCGGCGATGAGCAGCAACAGTATCACCCCGGCGATCATCGACACGCTTTTGCGAGCGGCGAGCCGCAAGGCTTCGCCCCGGGTGAGGCGTCCCGGCGCAATCAACGCCCAGCCCAGCTGCAAGCCGGCGGCACCGGCCAGGGTGATGGCGGTGAGTTCGAAGGCGCCGTGACCGATCACGAACGACCAGAATGTCCCGCCTGAGCCGATCTGGGTCAGGTGCCCGGCCACCGCCCCGATGGTCAGGCCGTTGAAGAACAGGAAGAACGCGCTGCCCAGGCCGAACATCATGCCGCTGGCGAAGGTCTGAAAGGCGATGCCGATGTTGTGCATGATGTAGTAGCCGAACATGACCCAGTCCTCGCTGGCCGCCCGTTCCACCGAGCGCCCCAGGTGACCGGCGGCGGGGTCGTACATGCTGCGTATCTGGCTGACTTCCTCGGCGCCCAGCACGCTGTAGACCAGCTCCGGGAACAGATAGACCAGCAGCCCGATGCCGGCCAGGCTGCCGAGGAACATCACGCAGGCAGCCAGCACGAACCGCCATTGCTCACGAACCAGTCGAGGGAAACCCACCAGGATGAATGCCGTAAGGCCCGAAGGCCTGCCGCGGTCCCGGTAGAGTTGCTGGTGACCACGCAGTGCCAGTTGTTGCAGCGTGTCGACCAGCAGGCTGCTGTAGCCTCGCGCCTGGGCCAGTGCCAGGTGTTGGCAGAGCCGGCGGTAGGCGTGGGGAAACTCGTTGCTCTGGGGCACGTTGCGGCTGCGCTCCAGTTGATCGAGCAGCCGGGACAGCTGCTCCCATTCCTGCTGGTGACGGTTTTCGAACAGGCTTTGCTTCATGTCGGCCCCAACAGGCCGCGGGCGATGCCATTGAGTTCGGCCACGGCGCGGGGAGGTTGCACGTTCAGCGGTGCGGCAAGGATGGTTGCCAGTTCGTTGACCCTGGCCTGGGAAAGTTCGGCCTGGCGTTCGGCGAAACCGAGCACGGCGCGCTGTTCGTTGAGGCTCAGGGCAAACGGAGGTCGCAAGGGGGGCGCCTGGGGCAGGGCGGGGCGCTTGACCGGCTGTTCGCGATACACCACCAGGGTGCCGGCCGCCAGGTCCCCCAG
This genomic interval carries:
- a CDS encoding DUF4350 domain-containing protein codes for the protein MSRRAGLLLAVLAIVLLGAMVAYLGSKAVPYQETLDHGPSPEAQANPYLAAEHFLRQQGIKVEHANDLNMLPTLEPRQRSLLLLGERSDMTPREVDQLMNWTRAGGRLLFVAEALWDDSTGSSGDLLLDRVRLRQFLSEDLKEPAPELIKDRYPELTKLYLEDEEAPAYVGFDTDFHLEDPHNLAQSWANSAQATHMMQLNHGQGSITVITDAELWKNDQIDQYDNAWLLWYLSADSDVTLLYNIDHDSLLTLLLRYFPQALVALAALIALWLWHSAVRHGPLQPPAPKARRQLEEHVQASAVFHLRHNGRQHLLRGLQQDVLRRARHRHPGFEQLAVAEQWQVLSRLTRQPTKAISQALSPRPKQRLSSAEFCRQVAHLQTLRNAL
- a CDS encoding DUF4129 domain-containing protein, whose amino-acid sequence is MRLSDASVAIRPRTTWEAMDLGILMSQRHRRLLMTSWAIVTLPVYALLSLLLWDSPSLVIVVFWWLKPAFDRLPLYILSKALFGETPTLKQALRQWPALLKPQLLASLTWRRLSLSRSFLMPVVQLEGLCGQAREQRLRVLLQRNGGAAQWLTVIGVHLETVLWFGLMALFYLFVPQQVELEWDWQALIAVAENDWLWFEHLINFLYPLLLILWEPVYVACGFSLYLNRRTILEAWDIELVFRRLRQRLSGVAPVLMLLALVLLPLGPKTWAAEDNTAPDSPRLLNQPLTSEASRDSIEAILQAPPFKNTETVTRYRFGEETEEPDEDGEPSGWLKALFQWLGGQRFETAAALIQVLLWACLAGAIVWLVWHYRDRFQALPSRRATKRPPPERPAPVQMFGLDIREESLPEDVAASAEQLWSTAPREALGLLYRALLSRLHHEFGVALKAADTEGQVLHRVEQLQQEHLLAFSRLLTLHWQNVAYGHRPPSPDLQQELCDGWRGLFGPGRAR
- a CDS encoding stage II sporulation protein M, with the translated sequence MKQSLFENRHQQEWEQLSRLLDQLERSRNVPQSNEFPHAYRRLCQHLALAQARGYSSLLVDTLQQLALRGHQQLYRDRGRPSGLTAFILVGFPRLVREQWRFVLAACVMFLGSLAGIGLLVYLFPELVYSVLGAEEVSQIRSMYDPAAGHLGRSVERAASEDWVMFGYYIMHNIGIAFQTFASGMMFGLGSAFFLFFNGLTIGAVAGHLTQIGSGGTFWSFVIGHGAFELTAITLAGAAGLQLGWALIAPGRLTRGEALRLAARKSVSMIAGVILLLLIAAFIEAYWSSSAVTPATKYTVGALLWLLVLSYLLLAGRVRHAAE